From Candidatus Methylomirabilota bacterium:
AGGGGACAAAGCGTGGTATCACGCGGGACACGACGGCGCGTCGAGTCATCGCGGTGTGGCGGGCGACATGCGGCTGACGGCCGCGACGCGAGCGGTCGGTCTCGCCATCTACCCCGCCTGAGGAAGGTTGGCTGGACTAGGTCGGGCTCCCTGGGCCAGGGGGTGCAGGACGTCGATCGCCCAAGCCACATTCAACCGTTCCCCGAGCCAGCTGGCGCACGCCGTCCGCGCGCCGATGCGAAGGCCTTGCACGTCGTGACACGCACGGAGAGCCTCGACGGGATCACCGGGCACCGCGGGAGGCGGCGGTGCCTCAGGCAGCGGGCGGCCGTCCG
This genomic window contains:
- a CDS encoding HNH endonuclease signature motif containing protein — its product is MRRALHHRDRGCRFPGCGVRFGQGHHLRHWAHGGPTTLSNLALLCRRHHRAVHEEGYQVARLPDGALRFRRPDGRPLPEAPPPPAVPGDPVEALRACHDVQGLRIGARTACASWLGERLNVAWAIDVLHPLAQGARPSPANLPQAG